The Brachionichthys hirsutus isolate HB-005 chromosome 8, CSIRO-AGI_Bhir_v1, whole genome shotgun sequence genome contains a region encoding:
- the LOC137898142 gene encoding general transcription factor II-I repeat domain-containing protein 2A-like: MESLKGKTRGEDLYGHVSAVVERMKLPWSKLANVTTDGSPNLTGKNVRLLKRIQDKVKEQNPEQDVIFLHCIIHQESLCKSVLQLNHVVDPVVKLVNFIRARGLNHRQFVTILEETDADHQDLLYHCRVRWLSLGKVLKRVWELKEEISSFLELMGKSEEYPELSDVNWLCDFAFAVDIFSHLNELNVQLQGKDQFVHNMYTNVTAFKTKLILFSKQMSKKSFGHFPPLVVQKEAIRNTKKHCKSLDDLHREFCSRFSDFKKIDTSLQLVSRPLSQDPETAPQELQLELIDLQSDSALKDTFKSLNLNDFYASLNEATFPNLRRTAQKMLVLFGSTYVCEQTFSVMNINKSRHRSKLTDQHLRSILRIATTKITPDFDALAKKGDQQHCSH; encoded by the coding sequence ATGGAGTCGCTGAAGGGGAAAACGCGAGGAGAGGACTTGTATGGACATGTCTCCGCTGTCGTCGAGAGGATGAAGCTGCCTTGGAGTAAACTTGCCAACGTCACCACGGATGGATCGCCAAATTTAACTGGGAAAAACGTCAGACTGCTGAAAAGAATCCAGGATAAAGTGAAAGAGCAGAACCCTGAGCAGGACGTTATTTTCCTTCACTGCATCATTCACCAGGAGTCTCTGTGTAAGTCCGTATTGCAGCTTAATCACGTCGTGGATCCGGTTGTAAAACTTGTTAATTTCATACGAGCAAGGGGACTTAATCATCGTCAGTTTGTTACAATCCTGGAGGAAACCGATGCGGATCACCAGGACCTACTTTACCACTGTCGTGTCCGCTGGTTAAGTTTGGGGAAAGTGTTAAAACGAGTGTGGGAGCTTAAAGAGGAGATTAGCTCGTTTTTGGAGTTAATGGGGAAATCCGAAGAGTATCCCGAGTTGAGTGACGTGAACTGGCTTTGTGACTTTGCTTTTGCTGTGGATATATTTTCACACCTGAATGAGCTAAACGTGCAGCTACAGGGGAAAGATCAGTTTGTGCACAACATGTACACAAATGTGACCGCCTTCAAAACCAAGCTGATTTTATTCTccaaacaaatgtcaaaaaaatcTTTCGGACATTTCCCCCCACTAGTCGTGCAGAAAGAGGCGATCcggaacacaaagaaacactgCAAATCACTGGACGACCTGCACAGAGAATTCTGCAGTCGCTtttctgattttaaaaaaattgaTACATCACTGCAGCTGGTGTCTCGTCCCCTGTCCCAGGACCCTGAAActgcaccgcaggagctgcagttggaactgatcgatcttcagtccgactccgccttaAAGGATacgttcaagtctcttaacttgaatgacttttatgcctcACTGAACGAAGCCACATTTCCAAACCTTCGGAGGACAGCACAGAAGATGCtggtgttgtttggctcgacctacgtgtgtgagcagacgttcagcgtcatgaacATCAATAAATCCCGTCACAGATCAAAGTTAACGGACCAACATCTCAGATCTATCCTGAGAATTGCCACaacaaaaataactccagactttgatgcactggcaaaaaagggagaccaaCAACACTGTTCCCACTGA